The stretch of DNA GGAGAACTGGCTGTTCCTGCTGTTCCCCACCCGGGTAACGCCTGCCGGCACGGAGCAGAACTCGTTTTCGGGGCGATTGTTCCTGAAGACGCTCACCAAGCTCATGCTGCTGTTCGTGGTCGTGGGCCTGGCGCTGCTGGCGGCGGTGCCCGGCCGGATGGTGGCGGGCCGGGCGGGCGGCGTATCCGCCTCCGTGCTCGTCGTGCTGGCGGCTTGCTGGGCCGCCACCTGGCTGGTGGCCCGCGCCTTTCGCGGCTTCGACCTGGCCGTCGACAACCCCGACTGAGTCTTCCCATGCGTCCTCATCCATCCATCCCCACGCTCCTGGCGCTCGCCCTCACCGCCTGCGGCGGCTCGGGCGACGATCCCAAACCGGTGGAGACGACCGTGCAGGTGCAGGTGATTCCCGCGCCGGCCGCGCCCGGGAGCGGCGAGCCCAACCTGAGCGCGGCGCCGGACGGGCGCGTGTACCTGTCGTGGATCGAGCCGCGCCCCGACAGCACGCACGCCCTGCGCTTCTCCGTGCTGGAGGGCGGCGGATGGTCCACGCCGCGCACCATCGCGCAGGGCAGGGACTGGTTCGTCAACTGGGCGGACTTTCCGTCGCTGGCGCCGCTCCCCGGCGGGCGGATGGCGGCGCACTGGCTGCAGAAGAGCGGCAACGGCAAGTACGCCTACGACGTGCGCGTGGCCGTCTCGGCCGACGGCGGCGCCACGTGGAGCCAGGGGGTGGTGCCGCACCGCGACGCCACCGCGAGCGAGCACGGGTTCGTCTCGATGTGGCAGCAGGGCGATTCCCTGGGGCTGGTGTGGCTGGACGGCCGCAAGTACGGCGCGTCGGCCGAGGAGCACGCGCCTGGGAACGAGATGACGCTGCAGTACACCACCATTGCGCACGACGGGCGGGCCGCGCCGGAGCGGGAGATCGACGGGCGCGTCTGCGACTGCTGCCAGACGGGCGCGGCGATGACCTCCAGCGGGCCCCTCGTCGTGTACCGCGACCGCTCGCCGGGGGAGATCCGCGACATCTACTACACGCGGATGGTGAACGGCGCGTGGACGGCGGGGCGCCCCGTGCATGCGGACGGGTGGAAGATCGACGCCTGCCCCGTCAACGGACCGCAGGCGGCGGCGGATGGAAACCGCGTCGCCGTGGCCTGGTACACCGCGGCGCGCGACAGCCAGCAGGTGAAGGTGGCCTTCTCCGCCGACGCGGGCGCCACCTTCGGCCCGCCGGTGCGCGTGGACGGCGGCAACCCCGAGGGGCGCGTGGACGTGCTGATGCTGGACGGGGGCGCCGCGCTGGTGAGCTGGAAGGAGCGCGCGGCGGGGAAGGGCGTGGAGGTGCGGGTGCGGCGGGTGGAGGCGGACGGCAAGCTGGGGGCGCCTCGGACGGTCACCCAGTCCAGCGCCACGCGGTCCAGCGGATTTCCGCGCATGGTGCGTGCGGGGAACGAGCTGGTGATGGCGTGGACGGCCGCGGGCGAGCCGTCCACCGTGAACGCGGCGCGCATGCCGCTCCCCGTGGATTGAGGCACGTGATGCGGATGATGAAGGTGCTGTCCGCGGCCGTCGTGCTGCTGGCCGCCTGCGGCGACGCGCCGCCGGGCACGGTGGCGGTGGGCAAGCCGGCACCGCCCTACGTGGCGCAGGTGCTGGACGGCGACCGCACCTCGCTGGCAGACCTGCAGGGCCGGCCGGTGCTGCTGAACGTGTGGGCCACCTGGTGCGGCCCCTGCCAGAAGGAGATCCCCGCGCTGGAAGCCCTGCACCGCGAGTACGGCCCCAGGGGGCTGCGCGTCGTCGGCGTCAGCATCGACCAGGCGAGCGAGCAGCAGGCCATCCGCGAGTTCATGCAGGAGCACGGCGTGTCGTTCGACGTATGGCTGGACCCCAGCGGCGACGTCACCAGCCAGTTCAGCATGGTCGGCGTGCCGAACACCTTTCTGATCGGCGCCGACGGTACGCTGCTGTGGAAGAAGGTGGGTCCGGTTCACGCCACGGACAATGAATTGCGCGGGCTGATCGAGAAGTCGCTCCCCGCCACCTGATGCGCACCGTCACCGACGAACGGGGCCGCACGTGGGACGTGGCGATCGGCCGCGGCTCGTACGGCACCGCCCTGCTGATGTTCTCGCTGCGGACGGAAAACGACAACCGCACCTCCCTGCTCGCCTCCGAGACGGTACGCGACGCGGAGCGCGAGCTGGCGTCCCTGAGCGACGAAGCCCTCCGCCAGCACCTCGCCGACTCCCGGCCCTGGCAAGGCTGACCATCGCTGGACGTGCACGCGATGTCATCCCGAGGAAGCGGCGACGCCGGACCTGCCGCCCCACCCAAGACGGCAGCGACCGAGGGATCCGCCACACACCCCGGCCGCGCCCCACTGCCGCGGCCACACCGAATCCACCCGTCCCATCCCGCGGAAGGCACCCGATGGACCCGCTGAAGACCCGCACCTGCGAGCCCTGCCGCAAGGGCGCGCCCACCGTCACGGCCGATGAGATCGCCGAACTCCATCCACAGGTTCCCGAGTGGAACATCGTGGAGCCCGATGGAATCCAGCGGCTGGAGCGCGTGTTCACCTTCCCCGACTTCGCGAGCGCGCTGGACTTCACCAACCGCGTAGGCGCCATCGCGGAGGCCGAAGACCATCATCCCGCGCTGCTGACGGAGTGGGGGCGCGTCACTGTCGGATGGTGGACGCACAAGATCGGCGGGCTGCATCGCAACGACTTCGTCATGGCCGCCAAGACGGACGAGGTGTTCGCATCGTCCGCCGCTACGAGCGCGGCCTGAAATGAATCCGCGGCACAGGTATCGGGTGGGGGTCGCGCTCACCCTGGCGGCGAGTGCGTGTACCCCGGCTCCCGCGGCTGAGCCGCGGCCCGAACCCGACCCGCCAGACCGTGCGCCGGCGGATTCCGTTCGCGGGCCGCCTGTGTCCCCGCACATCAGCAACGACATCCGCATCTGCGTGCTGCAGAACGGGAACATGCGAGAGGTGAGCGTCCACTACAACACGCGGACGGGCGACACGACGGTGAACGGACGGGCCTTCAGCGAGGCGTTTCCGCCCGAGGCGCCCGGGTACGCCGCGGCTGCCCCGTGGATGGTCCTGAACGAGCCCATCCGCTTCCGGGGAAACCGGTACGTCAAGTACGGCCGGGCCCGCGTGCTCGGCGCATGGGAGGTGGAGCGCGCGGGCGAATACCAGGGGACTCCTCTGTTCAGGGAGGCCGGAGAGAGCGGCGATCCGGTCGTCCTCTATATTCCGGTCTCGCCGGGCTGCGTCTTTCAGCCCTACCAGAACATCGCCAACGTCGCCGCCGTCCGAGGCTGAAGACGACTGGGGGACGGCGTGATTGCCGTCCCCCTTTGCTCGGAGGCACTGCCGCCCCTGCTCCTGTCCTACTCCCTCGGTGGGGCCGCGTCGCGCAGCCTTCGATGGTGCTCCTGCCGTTCCCGCGCCGTGCGAGCCTCGTCCAGGCGGTTGAGGCGGGTGAGCAGACGGATCAGCCGCTCGTAATCCACCCCCAGCACGCGGTGGTTGGGGTTGAGC from Longimicrobium sp. encodes:
- a CDS encoding sialidase family protein; amino-acid sequence: MRPHPSIPTLLALALTACGGSGDDPKPVETTVQVQVIPAPAAPGSGEPNLSAAPDGRVYLSWIEPRPDSTHALRFSVLEGGGWSTPRTIAQGRDWFVNWADFPSLAPLPGGRMAAHWLQKSGNGKYAYDVRVAVSADGGATWSQGVVPHRDATASEHGFVSMWQQGDSLGLVWLDGRKYGASAEEHAPGNEMTLQYTTIAHDGRAAPEREIDGRVCDCCQTGAAMTSSGPLVVYRDRSPGEIRDIYYTRMVNGAWTAGRPVHADGWKIDACPVNGPQAAADGNRVAVAWYTAARDSQQVKVAFSADAGATFGPPVRVDGGNPEGRVDVLMLDGGAALVSWKERAAGKGVEVRVRRVEADGKLGAPRTVTQSSATRSSGFPRMVRAGNELVMAWTAAGEPSTVNAARMPLPVD
- a CDS encoding TlpA disulfide reductase family protein; this encodes MRMMKVLSAAVVLLAACGDAPPGTVAVGKPAPPYVAQVLDGDRTSLADLQGRPVLLNVWATWCGPCQKEIPALEALHREYGPRGLRVVGVSIDQASEQQAIREFMQEHGVSFDVWLDPSGDVTSQFSMVGVPNTFLIGADGTLLWKKVGPVHATDNELRGLIEKSLPAT
- a CDS encoding 4a-hydroxytetrahydrobiopterin dehydratase translates to MDPLKTRTCEPCRKGAPTVTADEIAELHPQVPEWNIVEPDGIQRLERVFTFPDFASALDFTNRVGAIAEAEDHHPALLTEWGRVTVGWWTHKIGGLHRNDFVMAAKTDEVFASSAATSAA